A window of the Aspergillus flavus chromosome 6, complete sequence genome harbors these coding sequences:
- a CDS encoding putative alcohol dehydrogenase (alcohol dehydrogenase), with translation MPVPDTFLAATVNEPYAQHVVSNRSLQPLESGEVAIKITATAINPVDWKIRDYNFFIKEYPAVLGSDAAGEIVAVGADVSNFAVGDRVFFQGIIGRYDSSTFQQYCKMPAALVSKTPSNISDDQAAGISLATVAVVTAFYDKSGQGLTPPWDPNGPQVGNGKAIVIIGGASSVGQYAIQLAKLSGFESIVTNASSQNYELLKKLGAHVVLDRAHSSPEDFKAAIGGLPLEFVFDAISVKATQALGVEIVQATKGADKIVTVQGADSDAIALGQSKEPKVAVKQVLGLGSSPALRYLSEPLVKHLGGEDGYIAKNLFVPNRVHLVKGGLNTVEQALAKNKEGVSGEKVVFRPNEGANQA, from the coding sequence ATGCCCGTCCCCGACACCTTCCTAGCGGCTACGGTCAACGAGCCCTACGCCCAACATGTCGTTTCCAACCGCTCCTTGCAACCACTTGAATCAGGAGAAGTCGCTATCAAAATTACTGCCACGGCCATTAACCCCGTTGACTGGAAGATCCGTGACTacaatttctttattaaagAGTACCCTGCCGTATTAGGATCGGATGCTGCCGGCGAGATTGTTGCTGTCGGGGCCGACGTCTCCAACTTTGCTGTGGGCGATCGGGTATTCTTCCAGGGTATCATTGGAAGATATGACTCCTCCACCTTCCAACAATACTGCAAGATGCCGGCCGCGCTGGTCTCCAAGACGCCTAGTAACATTAGCGACGACCAAGCCGCAGGAATAAGTCTTGCGACCGTGGCTGTCGTGACAGCATTCTACGACAAGTCAGGCCAAGGGTTAACCCCACCATGGGACCCGAATGGCCCGCAGGTCGGAAATGGCAAAGCCATAGTGATCATCGGGGGTGCCTCATCGGTGGGCCAATACGCCATTCAGTTGGCTAAACTATCGGGCTTTGAAAGCATCGTTACCAACGCAAGCTCTCAAAACTACGAGTTGCTTAAGAAGCTAGGCGCACATGTTGTCCTGGACCGAGCCCATTCGAGCCCGGAGGATTTCAAGGCTGCGATCGGCGGATTGCCTCTGGAATTCGTGTTCGATGCTATCTCGGTGAAAGCGACGCAAGCATTGGGTGTGGAGATTGTCCAGGCTACCAAAGGCGCCGATAAGATCGTGACAGTCCAGGGTGCCGACTCGGATGCTATTGCACTTGGTCAGTCGAAGGAGCCGAAGGTAGCGGTTAAGCAGGTCTTGGGATTGGGGAGCTCCCCAGCATTGCGTTATCTTAGCGAGCCTCTGGTGAAACATCTCGGAGGTGAGGATGGTTATATCGCGAAGAACCTTTTTGTTCCTAACCGGGTGCATTTGGTTAAAGGAGGACTGAACACCGTGGAACAGGCGCTGGCGAAGAATAAAGAAGGTGTCTCTGGCGAGAAGGTTGTATTCCGCCCCAATGAGGGAGCGAATCAAGCATGA
- a CDS encoding uncharacterized protein (expressed protein) encodes MKSTTPLMRLNGPRSSLVLPLPTRLQRNTRKTSPRTESTFLTESFCWISEWNRLTCCLVGKPASQAQAKEILRGLAGAFVDRIVETKGLDFSDAKKAKYLANSHRVDIIAEG; translated from the coding sequence ATGAAGTCAACAACGCCCCTCATGAGGTTGAACGGTCCGAGGAGCTCATTGGTGCTGCCGCTGCCTACCAGGCTGCAGAGAAATACGAGGAAAACGTCGCCGCGAACGGAAAGTACTTTCCTTACTGAATCCTTTTGTTGGATCTCAGAATGGAACCGTCTAACCTGTTGCTTGGTAGGCAAGCCCGCAAGCCAGGCTCAAGCGAAGGAAATTCTCCGTGGGCTTGCGGGTGCTTTCGTCGACAGAATCGTCGAGACTAAGGGCTTGGACTTTAGCGACGCGAAAAAGGCTAAATACCTCGCCAATAGCCATAGAGTGGATATAATTGCCGAGGGGTAA